From Woronichinia naegeliana WA131, the proteins below share one genomic window:
- a CDS encoding glucokinase, whose protein sequence is MVILAGEFGGEKTKLAFFSHRYDETLNKTILVEQTASKSFDTMDYAHQGLENIIDDFVREFHDEKEHIYCACFGVPAQVKEGSATIKRLGQEMSLTENACKQKLPSRYQVIPVKLINDMVAIGYGMFLGKGELELEQLYEGENEKEAKSTDRRSIMLVSDGLGQSLWKWAENEEALSPTSSEGGHCRFAAQTAQEWELCLYIKKEIQKKLKEKGKESPLDKIKVRFENVLSRKGLVTIYTFLRDTGTYGEEPSNLREKIQQNENNLDPLVKDIVRDIIENAIPLDTSTTPNDLCMATLEMFITIWGERAGDLGITFEAKGGVYIGGISLDMTRLKEGLFVKAFLEKDIENSRNYENNINIPLKIFKEEDIVLLGSARYIVEEVPTGKFALMAMD, encoded by the coding sequence ATGGTCATTTTAGCAGGTGAATTTGGTGGTGAAAAAACTAAATTAGCTTTTTTTAGCCACAGATATGATGAGACTCTGAATAAAACAATACTTGTTGAGCAAACAGCATCTAAGTCTTTTGATACTATGGATTATGCTCACCAAGGACTAGAAAACATTATAGACGACTTTGTGCGAGAATTTCATGATGAAAAAGAACACATTTATTGTGCTTGTTTTGGTGTTCCAGCACAAGTTAAAGAGGGTTCTGCTACAATTAAGCGTTTAGGACAAGAAATGTCTTTGACTGAAAATGCTTGTAAGCAAAAATTGCCTTCCCGTTATCAAGTAATTCCTGTGAAACTTATTAATGATATGGTAGCTATTGGCTATGGAATGTTCTTAGGAAAAGGTGAATTGGAATTAGAACAACTTTACGAAGGAGAAAATGAAAAAGAAGCAAAATCTACGGATCGTCGTTCAATTATGCTGGTCAGCGATGGTTTAGGACAAAGTTTGTGGAAATGGGCTGAGAATGAAGAAGCATTATCCCCTACTAGCTCAGAAGGTGGACATTGCCGCTTTGCTGCTCAAACCGCTCAAGAATGGGAACTTTGTTTGTATATCAAAAAGGAGATTCAAAAAAAATTAAAAGAAAAAGGAAAGGAATCGCCTTTAGATAAAATTAAAGTGCGATTTGAAAATGTCCTCTCTCGTAAGGGTTTAGTTACCATATACACATTCTTGAGAGATACTGGAACTTATGGGGAAGAACCATCTAATTTAAGAGAAAAAATTCAGCAAAATGAGAATAATCTTGATCCTCTTGTTAAAGACATTGTTAGGGATATTATTGAAAATGCAATCCCGCTAGATACCTCAACAACTCCAAATGACTTATGTATGGCTACTCTTGAAATGTTTATTACAATTTGGGGAGAAAGAGCAGGTGATTTAGGAATAACATTTGAAGCTAAAGGAGGTGTATATATTGGCGGTATATCACTAGATATGACAAGACTAAAGGAAGGTCTTTTTGTAAAAGCTTTTCTTGAGAAAGACATAGAAAATTCTCGAAATTATGAAAACAACATAAATATTCCCCTTAAAATCTTCAAAGAAGAGGACATTGTATTGCTAGGATCAGCACGTTATATAGTTGAAGAAGTTCCTACTGGTAAATTTGCTCTTATGGCAATGGATTAA
- the glk gene encoding glucokinase: MLVLAGDIGATNTRFRLVETDDELGSSIKKETYLSGNEGLAILVQQFLGAEFKPEKACFAVAGFVSENKCKITNLPWDELDGEKLQNELNISKITLINDFVAIGYNIVLGENESLVTLQEGECIKNTPIAIIGAGTGLGKAFAIPDGNSYQVFPSEGGHANFAPYDSLATKLLEYLQVDGTVDIEKVVSGPGIVSIFKFLCEQFPNEDAGNFLAQEDIGQAIATGAEQGNVLCQKTMDIFAEAYGAAAGDMAVSLLPFGGLYIAGGIAAKNIKLMQSGGFMRGFNKKARVNPALLAKVPVHIVSDLEGLTGAVKYASTKM, translated from the coding sequence ATGTTAGTTTTAGCAGGCGACATTGGTGCTACTAACACTAGATTCCGTCTAGTGGAAACGGATGATGAATTAGGCTCATCAATTAAAAAAGAAACATACCTTAGTGGTAATGAAGGCTTGGCAATCTTAGTACAACAATTTCTCGGTGCAGAATTTAAACCAGAAAAAGCTTGTTTTGCTGTAGCTGGTTTCGTTTCTGAGAATAAATGCAAGATCACTAATCTCCCTTGGGATGAACTAGACGGAGAAAAGTTACAAAATGAACTGAATATTTCTAAAATAACCTTGATTAACGATTTCGTGGCTATTGGTTATAACATCGTTTTAGGAGAAAATGAATCTTTAGTCACCTTACAAGAAGGTGAATGTATTAAGAACACTCCAATTGCAATTATTGGGGCGGGAACTGGTCTTGGTAAAGCATTTGCTATTCCTGACGGTAATAGTTATCAGGTTTTTCCCAGTGAAGGAGGCCACGCAAATTTCGCACCTTACGATTCATTAGCGACTAAATTATTAGAGTATCTTCAGGTTGATGGAACAGTTGATATAGAAAAAGTAGTTTCGGGGCCTGGTATTGTTAGCATTTTCAAATTTTTATGTGAGCAATTCCCCAACGAAGATGCTGGTAATTTCTTAGCTCAAGAAGATATTGGTCAGGCGATCGCAACAGGTGCGGAACAAGGTAATGTTCTTTGTCAAAAAACAATGGACATCTTTGCCGAAGCCTACGGTGCAGCAGCAGGAGATATGGCGGTTAGTTTATTACCCTTTGGTGGTTTGTATATTGCGGGTGGTATTGCTGCTAAAAATATTAAACTGATGCAAAGCGGAGGGTTTATGAGGGGTTTTAACAAGAAAGCAAGGGTTAACCCCGCTTTACTAGCAAAAGTTCCTGTGCATATTGTCTCAGATTTAGAAGGGTTAACTGGAGCAGTAAAATACGCCTCTACTAAAATGTAG
- a CDS encoding type II toxin-antitoxin system HigB family toxin, translating into MRSPCFRPIFFDEKARIYIKYVLTHAEYDQEDWKNDPYF; encoded by the coding sequence ATGCGTTCGCCCTGTTTCAGACCCATTTTTTTCGATGAAAAAGCCAGAATTTACATCAAGTATGTTTTGACTCACGCTGAATATGACCAGGAGGATTGGAAAAATGACCCTTACTTTTAA